In Sparus aurata chromosome 3, fSpaAur1.1, whole genome shotgun sequence, the following are encoded in one genomic region:
- the LOC115577508 gene encoding 40S ribosomal protein S18 codes for MSLVIPEKFQHILRVLNTNIDGRRKIAFAITAIKGVGRRYAHVVLRKADIDLNKRAGELTDEEVERVVTIMQNPRQYKIPDWFLNRQKDVKDGKYSQVLANGLDNKLREDLERLKKIRAHRGLRHFWGLRVRGQHTKTTGRRGRTVGVSKKK; via the exons ATG tctctgGTCATCCCTGAGAAGTTCCAGCACATTCTTCGTGTTCTGAACACGAACATCGATGGTAGGAGGAAGATCGCCTTCGCCATCACAGCCATAAAG GGTGTTGGCAGACGTTACGCCCATGTTGTCCTGAGGAAGGCCGACATCGACCTCAACAAGAGGGCTGGAGAGCTGACTGatgaggag GTTGAGCGTGTGGTGACCATCATGCAGAATCCTCGCCAGTACAAAATCCCAGACTGGTTCCTCAACAGGCAGAAGGACGTCAAGGACGGCAAATACAGCCAG GTCCTCGCTAACGGTCTGGACAACAAGCTGAGAGAAGATCTGGAGAGGCTGAAGAAGATCCGGGCTCACCGTGGTCTCAGGCACTTCTGGGG TCTGCGTGTGCGCGGTCAGCACACCAAGACCACCGGCCGTCGTGGTCGCACCGTCGGTGTGTCCAAGAAGAAGTAA